In one Corythoichthys intestinalis isolate RoL2023-P3 chromosome 16, ASM3026506v1, whole genome shotgun sequence genomic region, the following are encoded:
- the gcat gene encoding 2-amino-3-ketobutyrate coenzyme A ligase, mitochondrial: MSFGKAGWTLLNPLRGVLRSSTSLVSRSYAAVAEARAVLNSELESIRMAGTWKAERIITSKQGPHINVDGSRGGILNFCANNYLGLSSHPEVVQAGIDALKTYGAGLSSVRFICGTQDLHKNLEQKLAEFHEREDCILYASCFDANAGLFEVLLGPDDAVLSDELNHASIIDGIRLCRAKRLRYKHIDLNDLENKLKESQSCRMRLVVTDGVFSMDGDVAPLTGICDLADQYGAMVFIDECHATGFLGPRGRGTDELLGEMDRVHIVNSTLGKALGGAAGGYTVGPKPLIDLLRQRSRPYLFSNSLPPPVVGCATRAVELLLASNEIAQSMSAKTMRFRNNMTQAGFTISGSAHPICPVMLGDARLASLMADDMLKQGVYVIGFSFPVVPKGKARIRVQISAAHTDEDIDHCVDAFIQTGRKHGVIS; this comes from the exons ATGTCGTTCGGAAAAGCTGGCTGGACTTTGTTGAACCCTCTCCGGGGGGTTTTGCGGTCCTCGACCTCGCTTGTGAGTCGGAGTTATGCGGCTGTTGCTGAAGCCAGAGCTGTGTTGAACAGCGAGCTCGAATCTATTCGCATGGCGGGGACGTGGAAGGCGGAGAGGATCATTACTTCCAAACAGGGACCGCACATCAACGTGGACGGAAGCCGTGGGG GCATTTTAAACTTCTGCGCCAATAACTACCTTGGACTATCCAGTCATCCAGAAGTGGTGCAAGCAGGCATTGATGCACTAAAAACGTACGGCGCTGGATTGAGCTCTGTCAGATTTATCTGCGGTACTCAG GATTTGCACAAAAACCTGGAACAGAAGTTGGCAGAGTTTCACGAGAGGGAGGACTGCATCCTCTATGCCAGTTGTTTTGATGCCAATGCTGGACTGTTTGAG GTTCTGCTGGGGCCAGACGATGCCGTGTTGTCAGATGAACTTAACCATGCCTCCATTATTGATGGTATCCGTCTGTGTCGGGCAAAGAGACTGCGCTACAAACACATCGACCTGAATGATTTGGAGAATAAGCTGAAGGAGTCACAG TCATGTCGCATGCGGCTGGTAGTGACAGATGGCGTCTTCTCAATGGATGGCGATGTGGCACCATTAACAGGAATATGTGATCTGGCTGACCAGTACGGAGCCATGGTGTTCATTGATGAATGCCACGCCACTGGTTTCCTTGGGCCCCGTGGGAG AGGAACCGATGAGCTGTTGGGAGAGATGGACCGCGTTCATATCGTAAACTCCACACTGGGAAAAGCACTAGGAGGTGCAGCTG gTGGCTACACAGTAGGTCCGAAGCCCCTCATTGACTTGCTGAGGCAGCGCTCTCGCCCTTACCTCTTCTCCAACTCCCTTCCCCCTCCGGTGGTGGGCTGTGCCACGCGGGCCGTCGAGCTGCTACTCGCCTCCAATGAGATTGCGCAGAGCATGTCAGCCAAAACCATGAG GTTCCGGAATAACATGACACAGGCCGGCTTCACGATCTCGGGCTCCGCTCACCCAATTTGTCCAGTCATGCTCGGTGATGCAAGGCTTGCTTCTCTAATGGCAGATGATATGTTAAAGCAAG GAGTGTATGTGATCGGATTTTCCTTCCCCGTCGTTCCGAAAGGCAAAGCCAGAATTCGTGTTCAAATTTCAGCCGCCCACACTGATGAAGACATTGACCACTGCGTTGATGCTTTTATTCAGACTGGTAGGAAGCATGGTGTCATCTCCTGA